One Microcaecilia unicolor chromosome 8, aMicUni1.1, whole genome shotgun sequence DNA window includes the following coding sequences:
- the LOC115476461 gene encoding E3 ubiquitin-protein ligase RNF182-like, with the protein MIDKDGELESSQPLVYATHELECKICYNRYDTWHRKPKLLNCHHRVCAKCLKKIVDMGDLSPNMVSCPFCRQETCVPDEDIQMLQDDSKVITVLTHQERTRKRGVSVSPEVILSPSGLQPFNEQSHSSSDCLVITVMEMPEDSSTAEGIGVLDIMRLYRPPSLDSLPCHCPAQKCRSCTWRTFPRFIIGLLCLIYFSSLPLGIYLLMIKHLTLGIVLVSLVPSTLILCVLYGFCQCLCHELIETFST; encoded by the coding sequence ATGATTGATAAAGATGGTGAGCTGGAAAGTTCTCAGCCACTAGTGTATGCTACTCATGAGCTGGAGTGCAAGATCTGTTACAACCGTTACGACACCTGGCACAGAAAGCCCAAACTGTTGAACTGCCACCACAGAGTCTGTGCAAAATGCCTAAAGAAGATTGTGGATATGGGGGACTTGTCACCCAACATGGTTAGCTGCCCCTTCTGCCGCCAGGAAACCTGTGTCCCAGACGAGGATATTCAGATGCTGCAGGATGACAGCAAAGTCATCACAGTGCTCACCCACCAGGAGCGAACCAGGAAACGAGGTGTCTCTGTTTCCCCAGAGGTCATTCTCAGCCCCAGTGGCCTGCAGCCCTTCAATGAACAGTCCCACAGCTCCTCAGATTGCCTGGTCATCACTGTCATGGAGATGCCAGAGGATTCCTCTACTGCTGAGGGCATAGGCGTGCTGGACATCATGCGTTTGTACAGGCCTCCCAGCCTAGACTCTCTGCCCTGCCACTGCCCTGCCCAGAAGTGTCGTTCCTGCACCTGGAGAACATTTCCTCGTTTCATCATTGGCCTCCTTTGCCTCATCTACTTCAGTTCACTTCCATTGGGCATCTATCTGCTCATGATCAAACACTTGACTCTGGGTATTGTGCTAGTCAGTCTCGTGCCCTCCACCCTTATCCTGTGCGTCTTGTACGGCTTTTGTCAGTGCCTGTGCCATGAGCTCATTGAGACCTTCTCCACCTGA